Within the Pradoshia eiseniae genome, the region ACCCGTGTGAACAAGCAATGTGTCAACACCGGCATTAATTCCAGCCATAATGTCCGTATCATAATTATCCCCGACCATCAAGGTTTCTTCTTTAGAAACACCGAGCACCTTCATCGCTTGATCCATAATAATGGACTCAGGCTTCCCGATAAAGATTGGTTCTGTTTGCGTCGAAACCGTCACGACAGACGTAATGGACCCGTTCCCTGGCAACAGCCCGCGTTCTGTCGGGATAGCGATATCCCCGTTCGTTGAAATAAAAGTTGCCCCATTCCTTACTGCAAGGCACGCTACCGAAAGCTTCTCATAGCTAACGCTGCGGTCAAGGCCGACAATGACGAAGTCAGCGTCTTCCTGTTTAAACGTAAAGCCCTTATTCGTACAAGCCTCGATAATGCCATCTTCTCCGATGACAAAGACAGAGGCATCCGGCTTTTGCTCTTCTATATAATTAGCCGTTGCCATACTAGTCGTGAACACTTGCTCAGCTGTCGCCGGGATTTCAAATTCACGCAGCTTTGCCGCTACCTGCTCCGGTGTGCGAGAAGAATTATTTGTCACAAATAGATAAGGGATACCTTTCCTTTGAAGGGCTTGCACGAACTCTACAGCTTCTATTATCCGTTCTGTCCCTTTATACATCGTCCCATCCAAATCAATTAAATAGCCTTTGTATTCTTTCATACGCTGATTTCTCTCCAAACGTAATAGTTTCTTCCCTACTTTATCATATTGACCTATAAAGCGTAAGCCTTCATCCCCTTTACTCTATACAGGACCCGGAGAAAACCATAAAAAAAGCCATTTCCCATGAAATGACTCGTTTTCCCACGTTTATAAACAACTTATGATTCCTTCGGTTTAAAGGCGGTTACAACCCCAAGCTCTTTTTCCAAATATGCATTAATCTTAGCTGGGAAAGCCTTGAAAGCTGAAAGATTTCCCCTGATAGCAGCTTCCAATTCTTCATGTTTTGTTTGTGTATAATCCTGTACTAGCACCTTTCTGAATGGAAGCATCGCCTTAAATTGCGTTTCCATATCAGGATTAATTACTTGCTCGTCAACGAGTATATCAATAATATCTTCGTAGCTTCCCGGGTCTCTCATAATAAATCCATCAATCATCGCATTCCCCACATCCAAGACCGCATCAACCATCGTATGTGTAAGCCTTTCTAAGATAAGCTTATCGTAATCTGTGCCATCAAAGCTTCCCTTTTCTTCAAACAATTCTATTTGATTCACCAAGTAAAGCAATTTATCCTCAATCGCTTCCCGATTGACAAAGTACATGATGATACTCCTCCCTTTGGTTGCGCTATCAATACCTTAAGCTTAATGAATTCAAAAAGAAAGTTCAAGAAGATGGAATCGGCTATTCATCGTAATCTTGATGCGACAAGCGTAATCCTCTACTCTTTATCATTTGAAAAAAGATGATCAATAAGAGGTTAATTCAACAAAAAATCACACTCTTCTGGTATGATTCAATCAATCACATTATTAAGGCTGGAGGTATATACATTCATGGAGGAACGTTTTTTTCTATATGATGATACGTATGACACAAAAACCCGCTTTGTCAGCTTCATGGGAGAAAGCAGCCGTGTTGACCTGGCATTGCTTGTGACGGACCGATTTTATGGGAAGACCCTCGTGCTGGATATGCAAGGGAACCGCTTTGCCATTATTGGACCTGATGATTTAGAGGAGCCCGGATATTTAGAGCACGCCTTTGGTCTTACAGAAGATGAAGCGGCTGAGTGGAAGGATTTCTTATACGAGGTTATTTAGATTCCAGCCTGCAAAAGCATATAAAAAACTGCAGACAGTGCTTGTCTGCAGCAAACGGAGCTGCCTTCTAAGGCAGCTTTTTACTTTTTCGTTTTGCGAAGAATGAAGTATGAGCATCCAAAATTACAGTATTCATATAAGTATTCTTTGATGGTGCTG harbors:
- a CDS encoding TIGR01457 family HAD-type hydrolase encodes the protein MKEYKGYLIDLDGTMYKGTERIIEAVEFVQALQRKGIPYLFVTNNSSRTPEQVAAKLREFEIPATAEQVFTTSMATANYIEEQKPDASVFVIGEDGIIEACTNKGFTFKQEDADFVIVGLDRSVSYEKLSVACLAVRNGATFISTNGDIAIPTERGLLPGNGSITSVVTVSTQTEPIFIGKPESIIMDQAMKVLGVSKEETLMVGDNYDTDIMAGINAGVDTLLVHTGVTTRLHMEGHEKKPTYAIDSLAEWNI
- a CDS encoding DUF86 domain-containing protein, encoding MYFVNREAIEDKLLYLVNQIELFEEKGSFDGTDYDKLILERLTHTMVDAVLDVGNAMIDGFIMRDPGSYEDIIDILVDEQVINPDMETQFKAMLPFRKVLVQDYTQTKHEELEAAIRGNLSAFKAFPAKINAYLEKELGVVTAFKPKES
- a CDS encoding DUF3055 domain-containing protein yields the protein MEERFFLYDDTYDTKTRFVSFMGESSRVDLALLVTDRFYGKTLVLDMQGNRFAIIGPDDLEEPGYLEHAFGLTEDEAAEWKDFLYEVI